The genomic window ACTGTACTGTAGCACACTCTCTAGAAGCACCAAAGATTGTTGCTACTTCCTTCCTAGTCATATTTTTCTTCATGACTTTATACAATTTTAATAggtttttcttccatttttcgTTTGGGAAAATTAACTGGAGGTAGTAAGTAAAGCTGTGATTGGAGAAATGAAGATGTTTTGAGAAATACACAGAGGAAACCATTTAGTTTTGTTGCTTGACTCCATTATACCTAATTTGCATAGCATTTCCTCATTGAAATGCTGCTgctaaaataacacacatttatagaTAATAGATGATTGCCTGTCACTTTGTAGCCAGCTAGTGTGAATGCTGGTCTCATTTAATCGGTTGTGTCCAAATGTTTGACTTGTGTTGAGTTTCAGTGTACAGAATCCTTACTATCAAGTATATACCATGGTTTATATGTTATACTGCCACCTAGTGCTTACTGGGAAATGATGCTGACAAATGTGCCAAAATGTCCTAAGATTAAAGTTGCTATCCTTTATAGACCTTATTACACTCAGGCATAATCGGTTCAGGTAATATCTTGAATCATATTCAGCCTTTTCTCATTAGTTTCAATTAATAACTGATTTACCCTTTCCTACACTCTtagaaaaaaaggttaaatctGGAACCCTATGGGATTCTTTGGTTTGTCCGTGTGGAAGAACCCTTAAAGATTCTGTGTTGAACCATAAAGTGTTCTCTAAGGAGAACCCATAACTATTCacagaacaattttttttctaagagtGTGTCTCTTATCTCTTCTTTTTGTGTGATGAGTTTTATCCTACGGCTTTTTCGACTTATTTACAGACTCAGATTCTCTTCTCTCTCGTGGTCTTACAACAGAAAgctattaatttattaaaggcATGATTTATGCAAAAAGGCCATGAAGGAGACTGGGaaacagtgtgtggtgtgatttgCTTGTGTGCCATTTCATGGACACAATTTGctattacagtttttctcatCTGCTTACATTCACTCATTCAGCAAATTAAAAAGCTGGCTACAAAAACCAGGGGAATTGCACAGACGTACAGATACAATTGCATAGAATTGTGTTTtataatagaaaacaaaattgCAACTgtcactgaatgaatgaatgagtgaatgaatgaatgaatgaatgaataaatgaatgaatgaatgaaccaaaAGATTCAAAAATCCACTaagaatttgttcatttatgaagaTAACAAGTCTGCTCATTTCTATTCAGCCAGAGAATTTTGTTCTCAGCAATTGAAGAACCTTTTGTTTCTTCAATATTCAAATCATGGCTATCTAATGTAACATGGATTTTCCATTAGGACTTCTTCTAACTTTTATAATCATGCATACTGTCCCAATTGAAAGCTCTCTGGTTGAACCCTTGGCTGGCAGTAACCATGTCATGTATTATTCTGTGGCATTCctgcatatacagtaaataactcTTGCATGTATTGTACCTTCGCAGAAATACGTATCTCTCTGCCTTTGTATTTTATTGAAAGTAACATATTGACttcatttttctcatttcatAGACAGCGTTAAAGAGGTGTAAAGAAAAGATCTTAGATGTTTGCCCTAGTAAGGTCAGTGTCTTTTCACTGATTTCTAAGTGCATGCATTTTATGTTAAAGCTCTCACAAGATACGGTGTGAGACTTGTTCGTGAAGTTTTTGAAATGCTTGAAGATGGAGCgtttgttttgcaaaaaaaaagtatttaaggAGAATACTTCCATGGgttgggaaaagaaaaaatattcaacTGAGAAATTTGTGCTAATATCATTATGTAAGCATTTACGAAAGACTGTAATTAGccaaagtgtgtctgtgtatctaaATAAATCACAGGTTTCCAACACTGGTCCTGGAGTAACACACCTCATTCTACTATTAATCTGTACTACAGCAGGGAAAACATGAAAATGTGCAGGATGTGAACAAGGTGTACTCCAGTCCAGAGTTGGAAACTTGTGAATTTGACCATGTGTGTTCAAGTATCTTTACCAAtctaatctgtttattatcctGTATGCCTACAGCTTACAACATACCTTCGCAAAAATCATGAGACAGATAATACTTATTCACCGGGGGCAGCAGTGCCTACCACAGGTTAGTTGACATGTCCCATGTCCCCCTAACCAACCTTTGTTCATATAGGTCACAGCATGAATACACTCAGAATCATATATAGCTGTAATGGTGCTGAAAGGAACTGATAGTGTTTCCCTTCTGTCTTTTTACTCTTTGTATATGCAAAAGCAGAGGATTTACCCATGAGCACTGAGGTGTATGAGAGTCCATATGCTGACCCTGATGAACTTCGCTCAACTACAGTGGACCGGAAAAACTTGATCCTGGAGGATGGAGAGCTTGGCTCAGGCAATTTTGGCACAGTCCTTAGAGGCATTTATCAGATGAGGAAGTGAGTTGTTCATGGGCAGGATCTCTAACTCTTTGTCCTGTATAGTTAATTATTTTCCCTGTTCTTACACAAGGTAAGACTATTTACCGATTAGATGAATCAAGTTCATCAGGATTAGAATCCATGTGTGGGTTACATGCATACTGATTTTTGGATATCAGCGATGTGAAGATGAAAATCAAATGACTTCTTTAAacattatatgtataaataaataagaattagAGTCTGGTGTAGTGCAGATGTAAAGGGCTCATATTGTgagaatctttttttattattattatagattaggtttataatacacaaatatacaaatatatacaaaatataaacaaaacgtATACTGCGATTTCATCTTAAATTGCTATGCATTGGTCACTAGAGGAAAAAGGGAAAACATTGTGTCCACGCAAACAAAAAAGCTAGCTACAGAGCATATACAAAACCAAGGGTTTGACCCAAGAAATCAGATAACATGTAATTTATACCACCGTATAAATCAggtgataaatgaatgaattttaagcAATACATGCAATTTTTTATTCCAcaattcaagattcaagattttgtcagatatatatatatatatatatatatatatatatatatatatatatatatatatatatatatatattatactgttatatacagtatacagcttGCAGTGAAGTGAAAACCCGGGCTATTCCTCACAGATTGTGCGTGTAATTAAACTACATTTTaaggttaaaaaataataatagtgcaaatgttaagaaataaaaagaggtATTagaatgtgttgtgttatttgtcacatttaaTAACAGTTTCGAGTTACTGTACATGTAGAAACTatagttacatgtagtaactATATATTCAAATGGCAATACATACAAGTTGAAACGTGTGttgaaatacaaatataaaacacaagggagtgtaaagtgtaaatgaaACCCAGCATGAAGTGTTTAATTTTGACAAgatttaaaggtgtgtgtgtgtgtgtgtgtgtgtgtgtgtgtgtggtgtgtgtgtgtgtgtgtgtattctccaGAACACAGAAACAGGTAGCAGTAAAGATCCTGAAGAACGATGATAACAATGCTGCAGTAAGGGACGAAATGCTTCGTGAGGCTGAAGTCATGCAGCAGCTGGACAACCCCTACATAGTGCGTATGATCGGCATCTGTGACGCCGAGAACCTCATGTTAGTCATGGAGCTGGCTGACCTTGGCCCTCTGAACAAGTATCTGCAAAAGAAAAGGTATGataatattaatcattttaatatcacaGACCATTTACCACACAATATGTTCTCTAGGTTATGTTTAAATGCTTTGGCAAATGGCTAATAACGGAGATTGAACATGACTTCTGCACCTTGTTTTTCACACAGACTTCCAATTAAAAATGTCACTGAGCTTGTGCATCAGGTCTGTATGGGGATGAAGTACCTGGAGGAGCATAATTTCGTTCACAGAGACTTGGCAGCCCGCAACGTGCTGTTAGTCACACAGCACTATGCAAAAATCAGTGACTTTGGCCTGTCCAAAGCCCTCACCAGTGAGCATGATTATTATGAGGTACAGTATGCTGCACCTCCAGAAGACTTTTTGTAGAGCTGAAATGAAGATGAAGTATGTGTAATCTAATTCTAGGTGACTTCAGATGCTTTGGATTTCAGTGAATTTATTCACCAGACGTTTTAATCAAAGTGATGTCAGATAATGCAAAGTGTCAGTGAATGAATTAAACATAGCTGAACTgcttaaggggggcacggtggcttagtggttagcacctccagggttgggggttcgattcccgcctccgccttgtgtgtgtggagtttgcatgttcttcctgtgcctcgggggtttcctccgggtactccggtttcctccccggtccaaagacatgcatggtaggttgattggcatctctggaaaattgtccgtagtgtatttattgcgtgagtgaatgagagtgtgtgtgtgccctgcgatgggttggcactccatccagggtgtatcctgccttgatgcccaatgatgcctgagataggcacaggctccccgtgacccaaggtagttcggataagtggtagaaatgaaagaatgaactgCTTAAACATACAACCTTCCATTCAGTGCAGTAGCAGAGTCAGGAATTAATTTCAGGGGGAGATGAAGAACATTTTGGGGACAGTATCAGAAGTGCTAATAGGGTTTTGTTGTTTAATTACTAAAGGCACAATCTACTGCCAGTGAATCCtgatgtattaatgtattaatgatgTTAATATGCATAAGCAAAAAGATTTAAAGTAATTTAGAGAAAATGCCACATTTCTTACATTTGCTGAACAAAAGCAGTTTTTATAGATGTGATAGCTCAAATCCTATGATTAAAGGTTTTGtggtaataaaatgttaaagttaTTCTAAGGTTTTTATTAACCACAATATTCTTAGATGCTAAGAGTGGAGCTACCTAGCTAGACCAGtagcttttaaaaacaaatataaagtaATGGAACAACCTACATTAGTAACAACAGACTTGGCTGTAGGTTGGACCAGTGATCAGCAGAAAGTCTGTAATGTTCTAGTGAAGCTGTATGCAGATGTAGAATTAATCACCTGGTACAGATATTTAAATTGCATTGTGATTTATAATATGAAGGGAGTCTAGTGTTTATGAAGCAGATAAACCAGATATTAACTGTTCCTGTCTATTCCCCCTTGTTTAGTCTAAAGGTCATGGTAAGTGGCCTGTGAAGTGGTATGCACCTGAATGCATGAACTTCTTCAAGTTCTCCTGTAAGAGTGACGTGTGGAGCTTTGGGGTGTTGATGTGGGAGGCTTTTTCATATGGACAGAAGCCATACAAGGTAAAGTCTGTATTATATAGTATCAACTTCATGATCACTGTCACTTTCATGCAGAGTTACAGTCATCTTAAAGtagtaaaatatatacacaagatACACACtttttctgtgtatatatatatatatatatacacacacactgtcctatCCAAAGGCTatagtcacctcagacttgctcactggggataaatacaaacacattcaaatatatctaatattaatcttaatttttttaattatactaatctttatattattctataatatatagattataatatcttaataaatttatattattagccttttgttttatgtttatattctgtaaagctgctttgagacaatgtcaattggtaaaagcgctatacaaataaattttaattgaactaTATTTGTAGCCATTTGTAGAATGCTACAAATATTACACCAAAGacttaatgcaaaataaaaagtataacacAGAATAAAATAGTATTACCACTGAACCAAAATGTCATACCAAACTTTATAACACTCATGAGTCACTTGTGAGACTGATTCTAATCTGCACTATATAGGGGATGAAGGGAAATGAGGTAATCCAGTTGATTGAGAGTGGCGAGAGAATGGCGGCTCCACTGAACTGCCCATCTGAGATGTACAACATCATGTTGAAATGTTGGACATACAAGTGAGTGACTTCCTGTATTCGTATATCCAGCATTACGTTAGTTAAAGTTATTCCTAGAACATATGATCGTGGTATAACTGGCTGATATCATTTtgttaagaatttttttatttgcatccgcatataaaaaaagattaatcaCAGGATAGGAAGAAATAGGGACAAGTTCTCAGTATGAATCTCTCTTGTTCTCAGTATAGGTTCTCTTGTATGAATATAACCGAATTACATACAATGCTTATCACTTGGTCTAATAGATACAATAATATTTAGAAGAATTATTAGAAACCATAAAAATCTTAGCAACTAATTAGCAAGTCATTTTTTTACTCTTAATCCGTATGAATATTCAGCCCATTTACTGCTACAGATTTATTGTATAACATAAACCAAGTGAAAGTAACTTTTTCCCTTTTcagattaaatcattaaaataaagatttttaaaataattatagaaatattaaatatacatttttaaatgaccaTTTGCATGTTAAGCATAACATGCAAATTTTAAgcataaatgcttaaaattagATAAGTATAAGATTATTTCATGGTTTTCAAGGAGTAACAATGTgtagaaatatgtttattaatcaTAGAGTCATAGTCATTTTACTGGAATGTTATAataagaaatgttaaaaaagttatattttCACCTTGCTAATATGCTTATATTTTTGCACCGTACACATCTCTGAGTTTGAGTTGTCATTTACcacaatgtaattaaaaaatcaCCCCCTGGCTAGTCTTGCTGTATTGACTATACTAACCAGTGCCTCCTCTTCATAGACCCCTTTTTGAACCACTGATGTAAACACCAAAATCACATTGTCGATCACATCAGTTCACAATACCACAATCAAGTAATTGCTGTCTTATTTCTTCAGGGCGGATGAGAGGCCAAGCTTTTCTGTGGTGGAGCCCAGGCTAAGAGACTACTACTATGACATTTCTCAGTGACCATCTggaagaaaacagaatgaagaGTTTTTCCCCAGGAGCAGTTTGTACATGGTTTTAAGGACTGgccacactgatttatttaatataatataccTGCAACCTTATTCAAGTCTTCTTCTTAATATGCCCTTTTTTGCAAGCCAAAGTTCAATGAGAGCCTGCTGTCTTGGTCATTTTTCTACACGTCTAAAGACTTGATAATTAGCAATAAATAGAGTAGCAAATTGAAACTTTCACATCACCATTACTGCAATTTTTAAAATCACATAACTGTTTTCTATATTATGTGATTCTATTTAAACATTTCCCTGTTTTACTGGTTTCATTAGAAGCATTTTAGCAGTGAAAGAACCTTTTtaagaacatttacattatagtattacattacatttttaagaaCATTTACATTCTACATTATAGTTAGTGTGCCTGTGGACTGGTATAACTTCTAATCTCCTAAATAGGTTAATGCACTGATTCACCCATCACAGAGGATTTTTATTCAACGTCTTGTCCCCATCCCTCAAACCATTGAACGTCATCCCACTCACTTTTTTGGTACCCCTGTTAGCCTGTTGTAAAGAtgacatacataaacataaatataagcaTGCTCTAAGACTTGGGAATGTGATGCCATGACACAGTGTCTTATATTTTGTCAGCATGTCTCAGTGAAATAGCCCAGCCCAGATTAGCTATTTGACAAGGTTTCATACAAACTGAGTATACTAAAAGTTTGAGTTGTTATAGTGGGAAGCTATTGTTCTTTGAGGAAAAGGCAAAACCAGAGAagataatatatgtaatatatgtaaacacAACAGGAATTCTTGttatggaaaaataatcaacgaAAGGGTGTCTCGAAACAGCATGTCTCAAAGTGCTTTTATTCAAACAatggcaacatttttttttatcttttaaagaATAGCATCATATTTTGCATGTGTTTATCATTGCATTTAATGTTATCCATGAAACAAGTTAGTTATAAAGCTCTGACAATAAAGAATCATTCCAATGCTAAATACATCAATATAGCAGTTTTAAATCCATTCATGTGGAGTGTTGGCTATACAACTATATATGATACACAAATATAATAGACATTATTATAAGCCTGCTGATTTTATCCTCATACTGTTGCTATGCAGCCACGAATACAACCCCTTGTCCTATAAATtacttttaaacttaaaaacatCTGAAACAATAATCTCAGCAATTTCAGCTGAGATTAAATGGCagaaaatccacaaatgcaGTGTGTAACAACACTGATTCCTTGAAGTCTGATAGGTtagtctgataaaaaaaattaaaaaaaaagaaaacaaggcaTTTAAAATTGGGTTAGATTTGTATGGAAAAGCAgattgacaaataaataaaataaaataaaataagccacAAAAGCAAGACAAGGTCTGGCAGAATGATGTTGGTCTTCCTTTTGAGCAGAAAATATCCTTCTATCCCTTTGCTCTTAGCCCCTTTGCCATCATATTGAATaggattcttttttatttattactaattcTACCCATCAGCTTTCTCTCGAATGGGATGGCAGCATTTTAAAGTGCTCCTGACATTGAACTAGGTGGCATGCTGGTGCAGGAGATAGCTCTgcttcctcacacctccagggtctcAGGTTCGGTACTAAGCTCaggtgtctgactgactgtttgGAAGTTCTGTGCATCTCCCATGTTTAAGTGGGTTGTATAGTCTGTCTTCTCCAGTTTTCATCACATCTTAAATACCTGCTAAGGTAAATTGCCCCTAGtgtgaatgagattgtgtgtttgattgGCATCCCATCCTGGGTGTGTTCCTCTGTCATGCAGAGTGTTCTGGGGATAGTCTAGAGACTCATTATAACTCTGATCAGAATAAATCAGTTAATgaaagtgtgagtgaatgagtgagtgagtaaatgagtgagtgagtgagtgagtgagtgagtgagtgagtgagtgagactgcgtgagactgagtgagtgagtgagtgactgagtgagtgcgtgagactgagtgagtgagactgcgtgagactgagtgagtgagtgagtgagactgagtgagtgactgagtgtgagtgagtgagactgagtgagtgactgagtgtgagtgagtgagactgagtgactgagtgagtgactgagtgtgagtgagtgagactgagtgactgagtgagtgactgagtgtgagtgagactgagtgagtgggtgagactgagtgagcgagtgagtgactgagtgagactgagtgagtgagtgagtgagtaagtgagtgagagtgagagtcagtgagtgagtgagagtgagagtatgagagtgagtgagtggttgctattgaattatattatataacaaacTGTCGCCAACAACAATAATGAATGAACTACAACAATTTTCTACAGCTGAATTTGACATGATTAAGAATACACTGAACTCAGACATTTAGTctctattcatttcatttataccCCTGATGAATGCATGGATTTTTGCTATGATTGTTTTGATATTACTTAATAATCAATTAAACATGTATGATTTTTATATTAACTTGGACTTTTATACATATGGAAATAGAAATCCTAAGTTTAAACCTGTCACTCTTCCTGTATCCTGATACCACTGAGAGTTAATTAGAATCGTATTAATCTTCTTATTACTTCCACCTCCTGTTATGTGTCCCTGGTGTAGTGCTGgcagttttacattttagtttgattttattctattttagtTTAGCCTGTTTAAAGATTAAGAACAatcttgttctctttttttaacaCTCCTTATTCTCTCTAATCTTATTTTATTGCTtctcttgttttgtcttttttctgtcaGGTCTTATTGAGGTATTATGTCTATCATGGAGCACTTTGGTGTTTGGAgtttaaatttgatttataaataaacttgacttgacttctttCAGGTTTTTATTATCCACTGGTCTTCCATGCACTGTTTTTATCTTTCACAGACttcaaataaaatatctgtAGCATTTAATTAGTCTTTGCACAAGCAGTTCTgtaaagcagtaataaataattgaactattaaaaaaaatgtgattatttgGTTATTTCTCcacatgtattattattattattattattattattattattattattattattattattattattattgttattattgttattattacaataataacaataacaataataataataataataataataataataataataataataataataatttaagacAGTTGTGTGCCAACATCAGCATGCACAAAGCCTGTTCATGTTGGTTTAATGTAGCTTGAAGATAATTTAATCTTGTATAAATGAATGGGACATGGAAGCCTTTATCATCACCacatacagcacagtggaacTCTTTTcctcacatatcccaactttggaggttgcagtcagagcacaggggcagctatgaaacagcacccctggagcaaagagggttaagggcattgtacaagagcccaacagtggcagcttggtagtactggggtttgaaccccgatcctcaaATCAACAACGCAGAGCTGCCTACTCGAGGCACCTCTGCCCCATATTATGCCCTATATTATGGCTGTCCTCTTTAGACCTGATCaattcatatatacatatgagCTACTTGGCATTTCTGAACTGTTAGGAAAAGAGTGGACAACTGAAGCACAAGAATTTTACTGTAAATAGATACTTAACACACTCATAACACGCACATGACAAAAAGCTTGAAACTTGGCTGGACATTATAGACATAAAGAGAGTGCAgggatcattttcatttttatgtgaATAATGTCCATTTGGATATAAAGATACTCATCTGTGCCAGCACCTGAGTTTTCTTCTACCTCCAAGATCTCAACACATTTATCCTTAGAACAGTTAATTGTCCTTTAGGCCACTAGATGACAGTATTCACCCATGTGACTGGCCTGAGCTtgtacacagtgtacagtgtggggtGTGTAAATAATACAATGCTCTTCTGATGTAAGTGTTCAGATTTCAGATAT from Tachysurus vachellii isolate PV-2020 chromosome 20, HZAU_Pvac_v1, whole genome shotgun sequence includes these protein-coding regions:
- the syk gene encoding tyrosine-protein kinase SYK isoform X1; amino-acid sequence: MADQVQGLPYFYGNITREEAEDYLRQAGMSNGLYLLRQSRSYLGGFALSVAYNHQCYHYTIEREMNDTYAIAGGKSHRTPVDVVDYHAQETDGLVCLLKKPCNRPRGVEPKVGAFEDLKEKLIRQYVQHTWKLKGHSLEQAIISQRPQLEKLIATTAHEKMPWFHGIISREDSEPRLLSRPTNGKFLIRQRDNNGSYALCLLHNGQVMHYRIDRDKAGKLSIPDGKKFDTLWQLVEHYSYKPDGLLRVLVDPCPRPEGPPALPGNHPDLGGTSGILSRIRSASFPKPGLKKTALKRCKEKILDVCPSKLTTYLRKNHETDNTYSPGAAVPTTEDLPMSTEVYESPYADPDELRSTTVDRKNLILEDGELGSGNFGTVLRGIYQMRKTQKQVAVKILKNDDNNAAVRDEMLREAEVMQQLDNPYIVRMIGICDAENLMLVMELADLGPLNKYLQKKRLPIKNVTELVHQVCMGMKYLEEHNFVHRDLAARNVLLVTQHYAKISDFGLSKALTSEHDYYESKGHGKWPVKWYAPECMNFFKFSCKSDVWSFGVLMWEAFSYGQKPYKGMKGNEVIQLIESGERMAAPLNCPSEMYNIMLKCWTYKADERPSFSVVEPRLRDYYYDISQ
- the syk gene encoding tyrosine-protein kinase SYK isoform X4, with amino-acid sequence MADQVQGLPYFYGNITREEAEDYLRQAGMSNGLYLLRQSRSYLGGFALSVAYNHQCYHYTIEREMNDTYAIAGGKSHRTPVDVVDYHAQETDGLVCLLKKPCNRPRGVEPKVGAFEDLKEKLIRQYVQHTWKLKGHSLEQAIISQRPQLEKLIATTAHEKMPWFHGIISREDSEPRLLSRPTNGKFLIRQRDNNGSYALCLLHNGQVMHYRIDRDKAGKLSIPDGKKFDTLWQLVEHYSYKPDGLLRVLVDPCPRPEGPPALPGNHPDLTTYLRKNHETDNTYSPGAAVPTTEDLPMSTEVYESPYADPDELRSTTVDRKNLILEDGELGSGNFGTVLRGIYQMRKTQKQVAVKILKNDDNNAAVRDEMLREAEVMQQLDNPYIVRMIGICDAENLMLVMELADLGPLNKYLQKKRLPIKNVTELVHQVCMGMKYLEEHNFVHRDLAARNVLLVTQHYAKISDFGLSKALTSEHDYYESKGHGKWPVKWYAPECMNFFKFSCKSDVWSFGVLMWEAFSYGQKPYKGMKGNEVIQLIESGERMAAPLNCPSEMYNIMLKCWTYKADERPSFSVVEPRLRDYYYDISQ
- the syk gene encoding tyrosine-protein kinase SYK isoform X2, which codes for MADQVQGLPYFYGNITREEAEDYLRQAGMSNGLYLLRQSRSYLGGFALSVAYNHQCYHYTIEREMNDTYAIAGGKSHRTPVDVVDYHAQETDGLVCLLKKPCNRPRGVEPKVGAFEDLKEKLIRQYVQHTWKLKGHSLEQAIISQRPQLEKLIATTAHEKMPWFHGIISREDSEPRLLSRPTNGKFLIRQRDNNGSYALCLLHNGQVMHYRIDRDKAGKLSIPDGKKFDTLWQLVEHYSYKPDGLLRVLVDPCPRPEGPPALPGNHPDLGGTSGILSRIRSASFPKPGLKKLTTYLRKNHETDNTYSPGAAVPTTEDLPMSTEVYESPYADPDELRSTTVDRKNLILEDGELGSGNFGTVLRGIYQMRKTQKQVAVKILKNDDNNAAVRDEMLREAEVMQQLDNPYIVRMIGICDAENLMLVMELADLGPLNKYLQKKRLPIKNVTELVHQVCMGMKYLEEHNFVHRDLAARNVLLVTQHYAKISDFGLSKALTSEHDYYESKGHGKWPVKWYAPECMNFFKFSCKSDVWSFGVLMWEAFSYGQKPYKGMKGNEVIQLIESGERMAAPLNCPSEMYNIMLKCWTYKADERPSFSVVEPRLRDYYYDISQ
- the syk gene encoding tyrosine-protein kinase SYK isoform X3; this encodes MADQVQGLPYFYGNITREEAEDYLRQAGMSNGLYLLRQSRSYLGGFALSVAYNHQCYHYTIEREMNDTYAIAGGKSHRTPVDVVDYHAQETDGLVCLLKKPCNRPRGVEPKVGAFEDLKEKLIRQYVQHTWKLKGHSLEQAIISQRPQLEKLIATTAHEKMPWFHGIISREDSEPRLLSRPTNGKFLIRQRDNNGSYALCLLHNGQVMHYRIDRDKAGKLSIPDGKKFDTLWQLVEHYSYKPDGLLRVLVDPCPRPEGPPALPGNHPDTALKRCKEKILDVCPSKLTTYLRKNHETDNTYSPGAAVPTTEDLPMSTEVYESPYADPDELRSTTVDRKNLILEDGELGSGNFGTVLRGIYQMRKTQKQVAVKILKNDDNNAAVRDEMLREAEVMQQLDNPYIVRMIGICDAENLMLVMELADLGPLNKYLQKKRLPIKNVTELVHQVCMGMKYLEEHNFVHRDLAARNVLLVTQHYAKISDFGLSKALTSEHDYYESKGHGKWPVKWYAPECMNFFKFSCKSDVWSFGVLMWEAFSYGQKPYKGMKGNEVIQLIESGERMAAPLNCPSEMYNIMLKCWTYKADERPSFSVVEPRLRDYYYDISQ